CTGCCATATAATTTTTGAACTGAATCTCCGTAAATCCTTGTGCTCAAAGAGATTGTGAAGAATAGCCTATAACTAGAATGCATTCATGGAAAGCAGAAATCAATTACATTTCAGCGGCATCTGCGCAAGGCTCGGTTGCGGGCAAAGCAAATCTTGCCCGTTGGGAGGAACTTACGAATGAACGAGACCGCCAGCCAGCCAGCCGAGGATCAGGACTATCTGGACCGGTTGGAACGGCCTGTTCCGGCAGGCGAGGACACGCCGCGATGGGGCAGCGACGTCGTTGCCGCGCTGCTGCGCGATCTCGACATTCCCTATGTCGCGCTGGTGCCCGGTTCGAGCTTTCGCGGGCTTCACGACTCTCTCGTCAACTACCTCGGCAATCGCGATCCGCGCATGGTTCTGTGCCTCCATGAGGAGCATGCGGTGGCGATCGCCGACGGTTACGGCCGCGCGACCGACAGCGCCATTGCGGTGGCGTTGCATTCCAATGTCGGCCTGATGCATGCGGCAATGCCGATCTACAATGCCTGGTGCGATCGCGTTCCGATGCTGATCATCGGTGCGACCGGTCCAGTGGATGCCCACAAGCGTCGCCCGTGGATAGACTGGGTGCATACGTCGCGCGACCAGGCTTCAATCATCCGCAACTACGTGAAATGGGATGACCAGCCGGCTTCGGCCGAGGCGGCGGTGGAATCCCTGCTTCGCGCGCACCAGATTGCAAGCAGCGCGCCTTTCGGCCCGACCTATATCTGCCTGGATGTTACCTGGCAGGAGGAGAAGCTCGACCGGGAGGTGGCGATCCCCGCCGTGAGCCGCTTTGCCCCTCCGCAGCCTCCGGCCGTGTCTGCCGCATCACTCGACGCGGTCATGGCGGCGCTGGGGAACGCGCGCAAGCCTCTGTTCATGTTCGGCCGGGTGTCGCGTGGCGAGGACGCCTGGGATACGCGGGTCAAACTGGCCGAGGCCGCCGGCGCCGCCGTCATCACCAGCATTCACAATCCCGCGGCTTTTCCCACGGACCATCCCCGGCACTTGCTGCCGGTCTGCGGTGAACAGCGTTCCGAGGCGGAGATGCGGCTCGTCGAGGAATCCGACCTGATCGTCAGTTTCGACTGGATGGATCTGGCGGGATATCTGCGCAGCTGCACGGACCGCTCGCAAACCCAGCAACCCGTCGATACCACTGTCGTCCACGTGTCGCTCGACAGCCTCGTCGCCAATGGCTGGAGCATGGATCATCAGGCTCTGCCGGCCGCCGATATCAATCTTCTTGCCCATCCGGACAGCTTTGCAGCCGATCTCCTCGGCCGCATCTCCGGGACGGGTGTAATGCCCGCGGACGGATGGGACTTCGGCGGCCCGCAC
This portion of the Oricola thermophila genome encodes:
- a CDS encoding thiamine pyrophosphate-binding protein is translated as MNETASQPAEDQDYLDRLERPVPAGEDTPRWGSDVVAALLRDLDIPYVALVPGSSFRGLHDSLVNYLGNRDPRMVLCLHEEHAVAIADGYGRATDSAIAVALHSNVGLMHAAMPIYNAWCDRVPMLIIGATGPVDAHKRRPWIDWVHTSRDQASIIRNYVKWDDQPASAEAAVESLLRAHQIASSAPFGPTYICLDVTWQEEKLDREVAIPAVSRFAPPQPPAVSAASLDAVMAALGNARKPLFMFGRVSRGEDAWDTRVKLAEAAGAAVITSIHNPAAFPTDHPRHLLPVCGEQRSEAEMRLVEESDLIVSFDWMDLAGYLRSCTDRSQTQQPVDTTVVHVSLDSLVANGWSMDHQALPAADINLLAHPDSFAADLLGRISGTGVMPADGWDFGGPHWTSRLPDEPVGDRDGCMAIGDFAMILRRFGAENDATFVRYPLGWPRAASRFDHPLSYLGKDGGAAVGVGPGHAVGAALALRNSGRLVTAVLGDGDTLMGINALWTASHLDLPLLIVVANNRSYFNDELHQERVATARGRPAENRWIGQRLTDPEVDICAMARAQGFEALGPLCGHREFAAALEHAAETVKAGGRVLIDARIEEGYGTDFGL